In Monodelphis domestica isolate mMonDom1 chromosome 1, mMonDom1.pri, whole genome shotgun sequence, the sequence cagtggattgagagccaggcctagagatgggaggtcctaggttcaatgtggcctcagacacttcccagctgtgtgaccctgggcaagtcacttgacctaaaCCCTTAACTtcggtcttggaaccaatattggttccaagaccaaagttaagggtttaaaataaataaaataaaataaaacaaacaaacaaacaaagggtTTGGGTTCACTCAAAATGCTATATcaataagaattattattattgggtCCCCAGAGGTTAGAGGATTCATTTCTGACTTTGTTAATGATCACAGGTTTGATTTGCCTTCTGTTGGAGATACTTTGGAATTGAGTGTCCTCTtttcctgggcaaatcatatgATTTCTCCTCTAGTTTTAAGGATATGACCTGGTCACCTCTTGTCTCCCAAAGTGACTCCAAAATGAATGAGTACCACCTTTTAGcatatggaaaatgaggaaagataGGATTGCTTCCCTGAGGCCTAAGATTTTAGGAAGAGATACAAATCACTTTTTGTTCAGAGACAGATTAGAAGGAACAATAAAGGTCATTGAgcccacctcattttacaaattaagaaattgagCATGTATGACCTTTCTGAAATTCATTAAAGTTAGACCTCCAGCGTAGGAGAATGTATGACTAGCATGAAGTATGACTTCCAGTGATTCCCCAGGGATTCATATGTCATATTAATTTATTACATGAGAAAGTCTACATTTGAATtaagctctgctatttactacttcTGTGGCCCTTGGGCAATACATATATACTCTCCAGATTTCAAATTCATAATAtcaaaaaaaatcataggatAGAAGTTAAAAGGGCTTTAGTAATGTCGAGCCTAACTTTCTAAATGAgcataaaaagaaactgaggcccagaaagattatattatttgcccaaggttatacatgTAATTTATAACATTAATGGTTACATGTGTGACAGAAttgagacttgaattcagatcctctacAAATCCGCTGTTATTTCTCACAATCTGTGTTTCCATTTCATCTCTAAAAATGCAGGAGAAGGAGATTGgcatctaaggttccttccagatgtTTACATCAGCCTTTTCATTTCCTGGTAAGATACTTGTTAATATATGGTTTGTGGTCTAGTGGACAGAAAAACTAgcataagacctgggttcaaatttttggTTTAAATCTTGGTTCAGATACTTTCTTCCCATGCTTTGACTCCAAGTGAGAGGGGgtgagaatggagagagggagagggagagggaagagagagagagagagagagagagagagagagagagagagagagagagagagagagagagggagggagggagggaggtggaggGAGTTTTATAAAAGCATAAATGGTATACTTAACAAAATTGCAAGTGACACAAAACTAACACACTGAGTAACATAAATCAGGTTTCAAAAGGATTTTGCTAGGCTAAAAGAATGAGTTAAATACAATAAGGTAAAATATAATAAAGGTAGCCAAAAAGTCTACagccaagttttaaaaaatcagcataaGTAGTACAAAATAGGGGAAGGCACATTTAGATtactattaatataattttttaaagatctgGGAACTTTGGTTATCTcagtatgaatatatatatatatatatatatatatatatatatatatatatatatgcttttagaAAAGAGACGCTCAAAAATAGCTTTGACAACTTTAGGAGGTAGGGAGTTTTCTTTTATGGGAGGTCTTAAATAAAGACTGGATGGATATTTCTTAAAGATATCATAGATAAGATTCTCAGTCAAATATAGGTTATGCTACATagactctgaggtcctttccaattctgagattcagtTAAGGCAATTCTAAGCAAGGGAAAAAACAAGCTGTATATGTAggatctcattttaaaattttgcctttaattttattatttccctggatatccttgatcttttgttcttccaaatgaactttgttaagtttttttctaattttttttggtagttcagtagGTTTGGCACTAAATATTGCCTTTAATTTTAAACCAGTATAGACAAGATAGAAGAATAAGGTCACTCCTGCCTGCACAATGGGATAATCCAGTTCTGACTTGGGTTAGGGTTGTTCAGTTATGTTCAacttttatgaccccatttggagttttctttgcaaagatactagagtgacttgccatttccttctctagctcactttacagaggaggaaactgaggcaaataggattaagtgactttcccagggtcacacagggagtaagtgTGAGGTTAAAGTTGAACTCAGGAATCTTCTTGAATCTAGACTcggcactctaaccactgcaccacctagctacccacttAAGTCAAGTGAATGATTTTGAATtgctacctcaaaaaaaaaaaaacacttttggaTTTTCCTGTTTTCAGCTTTGTCTGGGTTATTTGATGGTTTTTCAATTAGTTTATATCACTGAAAGAATGACATAACTTCATAGTATAAGAAGGGCagaaagtgaaggaaggaggctcTTTGAAGGTTTAGGTTTCTGCACTTGACTTTAACTTTTCTTTAAAGATATCCCAATCATatacttggacaaaaatatttatagcaactctttctgtggtgacaaaaaaaaaaattggaaattgagtggatgtccatcaattggggaatgaatgaataaattgtggtacatttggtgatggaatactattgtgctataagaaacaataagcaggataattttagaaaaagctagaaagatctacatgaactgatccagagtgaaagcagaaccaggacaacattttatacagtaacagcaattttgtATCATGATTAACTGTGAACAATTTTGAAAGGCTTATGACAAagcctatctctatctctatctctatctctatctctatctctttctctatctctatctctatctctagaGAAACAACAGTTAGAgccagatgcagatcaaagcatactatttcaCACATTGGGTTATTtacagtttttttggggggagaggggttAGTTTTATATGCATATTCTTTTACAAAAGTGATCAATaggaaatatatgtgtgtgtgtatatatatatacatatatatatatataaaactcagatcaaattacttaccatctctaaGATGGGGGAAGGAAATGAGGGGGGGGGAGACTATTTGGATCTTATAGTTTCAGAAAAtgcatgttaaaaattgttattagatgtaattgggaaaataaaatatctttgaaaaaaatatccCAACCAATTTGTTGAAAGAGGACACCAATTCCATCTGGTTATAGTATAATCTCTCaatgaggaaagaacatgaggAGGTTAGAGATAGGTAAGTATCACGAGGTGTATCCTTTCACCATGACTATCTCTCTATTGTCCAACAGGTGAGAAAACCAGTGGTTATGGGCAGGAATCAGAGCAGTGGCGTAACTGAATTCATCCTGGCAGGCTTCCCCACTCTTCACAGCATGCAAGCTGAGCTCGGTTCAATATTCCTGCTAGTGTATCTGCTGACCTTAATGGGCAATATGGTGATTATAAGTGTGGTAGGAGTTGATCCCCGCCTGCAGACTCCTATGTACTTTTTCCTGGGGAACCTGTCATGTCTAGAGATACTGATCACTTCTGTGATTATTCCCAAGATGCTGACTAACTTCTTTTCAGGTCGGCATACCATCTCTTTCAATGCTTGCATTGTTCAATTCTATTTTTACTTCTGCCTCGGGGCTTCTGAATTCCTTCTACTGGCTATCATGTCTGTGGATCGTTACCTTGCTGTTTGTCATCCCTTGAGATACCCCATACTGATGCGTGGGGCCATATGCATACGATTGGCTCTGATTTGCTGGGCAGGGGGTCTTCTCCCAGTGCTTGGTCCTACAGTGGTTGTGGCCTTGCTTCCTTTTTGTGGCCAGGATGTGGTGATCCAACACTTCTTTTGTGACAGTGGGCCCCTGCTTCGCCTGGCATGCACCAATACCAAGCAACTGGAAGAGGTTGATTTTGCTTTGGCCTCAGTGGTCATCATGATCTCCCTTCTGCTTACTGCAACTTCCTATGGTCACATTGTTTTGGCTGTCTTTCGAATACCATCAGCCTCTGGTCGACAGAAAGCCTTTTCCACCTGTACCTCCCACTTGATGGCAGTTACACTTTTCTATGGAAGTGCCATCTTTCTCTATGTCCGACCATCACAAAGTAGTTCTGTTGGCACAAACTGGGCAGTGACAGTCGTGACCACATTTGTTACACCACTAATGAACCCTGTTATTTATACCCTTCGAAATGAAAGAGTGAAGGAAGCCTTAAGGGATATGCTTAAGAAGGGGTTAGCTGCTTGTTCTGGGCATCACTGATGTCCTTAGGGCTAGGCTagacaaaaagaatgaaattacagGGAAGGGATCAGAGGACAGAGTAGATCTGAATTGCATTTTCCTCTACATTCTGTGCATATTTTAGTACTTTATGAGAGTTAGTCTTGTTTCCATATCTGAGAGTCCTTTGATCTTGGAAAATTCTTTCCCATTAGCTATTTTCATTCTACTAACATCTTGAGTAGCGATAAGTTGCAAAATTTTAGAACTAGCAAGGATCTCAAAAAATTATGTATCTAGTTCTTATGCTTTTCTCAAGGAAGAATTCACAAGCCAA encodes:
- the LOC100029586 gene encoding olfactory receptor 6S1, which codes for MLSLQGRRGVSLDHTQVRKPVVMGRNQSSGVTEFILAGFPTLHSMQAELGSIFLLVYLLTLMGNMVIISVVGVDPRLQTPMYFFLGNLSCLEILITSVIIPKMLTNFFSGRHTISFNACIVQFYFYFCLGASEFLLLAIMSVDRYLAVCHPLRYPILMRGAICIRLALICWAGGLLPVLGPTVVVALLPFCGQDVVIQHFFCDSGPLLRLACTNTKQLEEVDFALASVVIMISLLLTATSYGHIVLAVFRIPSASGRQKAFSTCTSHLMAVTLFYGSAIFLYVRPSQSSSVGTNWAVTVVTTFVTPLMNPVIYTLRNERVKEALRDMLKKGLAACSGHH